One Rhodococcus sp. P1Y DNA window includes the following coding sequences:
- a CDS encoding Hsp20/alpha crystallin family protein, producing the protein MLRFDPFRDLDSITSAMLGTSSGSDRAPRFMPMDLYKLDDHYVLSADLPGVDPGSIDVDVDRGTLTLTAHRTAPETDGVQWISSERFAGTYRRQVALGDGVDTERISAAYDNGVLSVTIPLAERAKPRKVEIHAREAGDSRTIEAHTT; encoded by the coding sequence GTGCTTCGCTTCGATCCGTTCCGTGACCTCGACTCCATCACCTCGGCCATGCTGGGGACGTCGAGCGGTTCCGATCGCGCACCCCGTTTCATGCCGATGGACTTGTACAAACTCGACGACCACTACGTCCTGAGCGCCGACCTGCCCGGTGTCGACCCCGGTTCGATCGACGTGGACGTCGATCGCGGCACACTTACCCTCACCGCCCACCGAACCGCGCCCGAAACCGATGGCGTGCAGTGGATTTCTTCCGAGCGATTCGCCGGAACCTATCGCAGGCAGGTGGCACTCGGCGACGGCGTCGACACCGAACGCATTTCCGCGGCCTACGACAACGGCGTCCTGTCGGTCACCATTCCTCTCGCAGAACGCGCCAAGCCGCGCAAGGTCGAAATTCATGCGCGTGAGGCCGGCGACAGTCGAACGATCGAAGCACACACAACCTGA
- a CDS encoding Sec-independent protein translocase subunit TatA/TatB — MMFGLSFEKLFLVAIIAGFVLGPHRLPGYAHQLAQYVRSLRNFVESTRSAAERDMGIPLQRTEWGR; from the coding sequence ATGATGTTCGGACTATCCTTCGAAAAGCTCTTCCTGGTCGCAATCATCGCCGGGTTCGTCCTCGGCCCCCACCGATTGCCGGGGTACGCCCACCAGCTCGCCCAGTATGTCCGCTCGCTACGCAATTTCGTCGAGTCGACGCGGAGCGCTGCCGAACGCGACATGGGAATTCCGTTGCAGCGCACGGAGTGGGGTCGCTGA
- a CDS encoding arsenate-mycothiol transferase ArsC, translating into MPSVLFVCVKNGGKSQMAAGLMRRAAGDSVEVHSAGTAPGGAVNALSAQALLEVGVDLTGERPKPIDPELLARMDHVITLGSEAQVEHVQGPTFSNWDTDEPSERGIDGIERMRLVRDDIAARVEELNRRLGQ; encoded by the coding sequence ATGCCAAGCGTTCTGTTCGTCTGCGTCAAGAACGGCGGTAAGTCACAGATGGCAGCCGGCCTGATGCGCCGAGCCGCGGGCGACTCCGTCGAAGTTCATTCCGCCGGCACCGCACCCGGAGGAGCCGTCAACGCACTGTCGGCACAAGCATTGCTCGAGGTGGGAGTCGACCTCACCGGCGAACGCCCCAAGCCCATCGACCCCGAGTTGCTCGCACGGATGGATCACGTCATCACGCTCGGCAGCGAGGCACAGGTCGAACATGTTCAGGGCCCGACGTTTTCGAACTGGGACACCGACGAGCCGTCCGAACGCGGGATCGACGGCATCGAACGCATGAGACTGGTTCGCGACGACATCGCAGCCCGCGTCGAGGAACTCAACCGTCGGCTAGGCCAGTAA
- a CDS encoding heavy metal translocating P-type ATPase, giving the protein MTITSTSTSPALTHVGVARTRLLAIAEVRWALAATALFALGGAVHLSGGPTWLFWALYLFCYAVGGWESALEGLRALRNKTLDVDLLMIVAALGAAAIGQIFDGALLIVIFATSGALEAVLTRRTADSVRSLLDLSPDTAAVLGLDGGEHRIDAANLRIGDISIVRPGERLPGDGTVVDGGSDIDQSSITGESVPAFKTVGDEVFAGTINGTGVVHVRIDVDPSDTVIARIVTMVQRASETKANKQLFIEKVEQYYSTGVVVATAAVFAIPMLFGGDLQSALLRAMTFMIVASPCAVVLATMPPLLAAMATAGRNGVLIKSAVVMEQLRLTDVVAFDKTGTITEGTPRVERVEALSGFGPGDVLALAGAAETGSEHPVGVAIVDAARRRGLLMPTASNFESTPGVGVRATVAGRVISVSKPARGGQLVDEIRSQGMTAVVVHVNDRPAGVIGLVDTTRPDVETAVAEVERVTGNAAVLITGDNFSAAHDAAARAGITDVRAELLPEDKVAAVQQLRGDGRRVLVVGDGINDAPALAAADTGVAMGRRGSDLALDTADAVLVRDELAALAKVVELSRRAHRIVLANLAIAGTFIVVLVAWDLVGTLPLPIGVAGHESSTVIVALNGMRLLSSRAWRRNCAEM; this is encoded by the coding sequence ATGACCATCACGAGCACTTCCACGTCGCCGGCGCTGACGCACGTCGGCGTCGCCCGAACACGATTGCTCGCAATCGCCGAGGTCAGGTGGGCACTCGCCGCCACCGCACTGTTCGCGCTAGGCGGCGCCGTTCACCTATCCGGTGGACCGACGTGGCTCTTCTGGGCGCTGTACCTGTTCTGCTACGCAGTCGGCGGTTGGGAATCAGCTCTGGAGGGTCTGCGCGCCCTGCGGAACAAAACCCTCGATGTCGACCTACTCATGATCGTTGCTGCACTCGGCGCAGCGGCAATCGGCCAGATTTTCGACGGGGCCCTGCTCATCGTCATCTTCGCGACGTCCGGCGCACTCGAAGCAGTACTGACGAGACGGACCGCCGACTCGGTCCGAAGCCTTCTCGACCTCTCCCCCGACACTGCCGCGGTGCTCGGCCTCGACGGCGGGGAGCATCGAATCGACGCCGCGAACCTGCGTATCGGCGACATATCCATCGTCCGACCCGGAGAGCGCCTTCCCGGCGACGGCACCGTCGTCGACGGCGGCTCCGACATCGATCAATCCTCGATCACAGGCGAGTCCGTCCCTGCGTTCAAGACGGTCGGCGACGAGGTCTTCGCGGGCACGATCAACGGCACCGGCGTGGTGCACGTACGGATCGACGTCGACCCGTCCGACACCGTGATCGCCCGAATCGTGACGATGGTGCAGCGCGCCTCCGAGACCAAGGCGAACAAGCAGCTCTTCATCGAGAAGGTGGAGCAGTACTACTCGACCGGCGTGGTGGTCGCTACGGCCGCGGTGTTCGCGATACCCATGCTCTTCGGCGGCGATCTACAGTCCGCGCTCCTGCGCGCAATGACGTTCATGATCGTCGCATCGCCGTGCGCGGTAGTCCTGGCGACGATGCCTCCACTGCTCGCCGCAATGGCAACCGCCGGACGCAACGGCGTCCTGATCAAATCGGCCGTCGTGATGGAACAGCTCCGACTGACCGACGTAGTGGCCTTCGACAAGACCGGAACGATCACCGAGGGCACACCCCGGGTCGAGCGCGTCGAGGCTCTGAGTGGTTTCGGTCCGGGCGACGTACTCGCACTGGCAGGCGCCGCAGAAACAGGAAGCGAACATCCGGTCGGGGTAGCGATCGTCGACGCCGCCCGCCGCCGAGGGCTATTGATGCCCACCGCGTCGAACTTCGAATCGACACCGGGCGTGGGCGTCCGCGCAACGGTGGCCGGACGAGTGATCAGTGTGTCGAAACCTGCTCGAGGAGGACAACTCGTCGACGAGATCAGGTCGCAGGGAATGACGGCGGTCGTCGTCCACGTGAACGATCGACCGGCAGGGGTGATCGGACTCGTCGACACCACCCGGCCGGACGTCGAGACCGCCGTTGCCGAGGTGGAGCGGGTGACGGGGAACGCCGCCGTCCTGATCACCGGCGACAACTTCTCCGCAGCGCACGACGCAGCCGCGCGGGCCGGGATCACCGACGTGCGCGCCGAGTTGCTGCCGGAGGACAAGGTTGCGGCGGTGCAGCAACTTCGAGGAGACGGCCGGCGGGTTCTCGTCGTCGGCGACGGAATCAACGACGCACCCGCCCTCGCGGCCGCGGACACCGGTGTCGCCATGGGACGCAGGGGTTCCGATCTGGCCCTCGACACGGCCGACGCCGTGCTGGTGCGCGACGAGTTGGCAGCACTGGCGAAGGTTGTCGAGCTGTCGCGTCGCGCTCACCGCATCGTTCTGGCGAACCTCGCGATCGCGGGTACGTTCATCGTCGTCCTCGTTGCCTGGGACCTTGTCGGGACGCTACCGCTACCCATCGGCGTCGCGGGACACGAAAGCTCCACCGTCATCGTCGCATTGAACGGTATGCGTCTGCTGTCCTCGCGTGCCTGGCGTCGGAACTGTGCTGAGATGTAG
- a CDS encoding twin-arginine translocase TatA/TatE family subunit, translated as MLHNLTGWHALIVLAILLLVFGSTKLPSLAKGVGQSMRILKDEVREEKLESPRETGPAASTTTPRVDVNATVPYRHAS; from the coding sequence ATGCTGCACAACCTCACCGGATGGCACGCCCTCATCGTCCTTGCGATCCTCCTGCTCGTCTTCGGCTCGACCAAGCTCCCGTCCCTCGCCAAAGGTGTCGGTCAGTCCATGCGAATACTCAAAGACGAAGTGCGCGAGGAGAAACTGGAATCACCGCGTGAAACGGGCCCCGCCGCAAGCACGACGACGCCCAGGGTCGACGTCAACGCGACGGTTCCGTACCGCCACGCGTCATGA
- a CDS encoding GAF and ANTAR domain-containing protein yields the protein MNNSEREHTGARFASLAWDLAQNPGAEPTAQRIVELAVKTILCNGAAITTLRRDKTLEIIAGSDLQVLSTAVDIANRTGQSSTRAALEAKTTIVNNDVENDPRWDSYRRLMVADTPIRSTASFPLVLVGVELGVMSFYSEQPGFFTPDVLDDCAIYADHAAVALKAARAEDRGDQLAEAVSSNREIGIAVGIVMTRYSVTKDAAFDMLVVSSSHSNRKLRDIAAETVGSGDVPSWRSKRA from the coding sequence ATGAACAACTCCGAGCGGGAACACACGGGCGCGCGCTTCGCGTCGCTAGCCTGGGATTTGGCGCAGAACCCAGGTGCGGAACCCACCGCTCAGCGCATCGTCGAGTTGGCAGTGAAAACCATTCTCTGCAACGGCGCCGCAATCACGACTCTTCGTCGTGACAAGACACTGGAGATCATCGCCGGGAGCGATCTGCAGGTGCTGTCGACCGCCGTCGACATCGCGAATCGGACCGGCCAATCGTCGACCAGAGCCGCATTGGAAGCCAAGACGACCATCGTCAACAACGATGTCGAGAACGATCCTCGCTGGGACTCCTATCGGCGATTGATGGTCGCCGACACCCCGATCCGGTCCACTGCCAGTTTTCCTTTGGTGCTGGTCGGCGTCGAACTCGGGGTGATGAGCTTCTACTCGGAGCAGCCGGGTTTCTTCACCCCGGATGTACTCGACGATTGCGCGATCTATGCCGACCATGCCGCCGTGGCACTCAAAGCTGCGCGCGCCGAAGACCGCGGCGATCAGCTTGCCGAGGCAGTAAGTTCCAATCGCGAAATCGGCATCGCCGTCGGAATTGTCATGACCCGCTATTCCGTCACCAAAGACGCAGCCTTCGACATGCTGGTGGTGTCGTCTTCACATTCCAACCGAAAGCTCCGCGACATCGCCGCAGAAACGGTAGGAAGCGGCGACGTCCCTTCCTGGCGCTCGAAACGCGCCTGA
- the nadE gene encoding ammonia-dependent NAD(+) synthetase, translating into MTSSVRVTIQHELHVKPSIDPDEEISRRVAFLTDYLRVSGASGFVLGISGGQDSTLAGKLAQLAVAEVVELGGQAYFVAVRLPYGTQSDEADATTALEFIEPDRIVTVDIRDAVDAASSSAATALGADRLDDFVRGNIKARERMIAQYALAGQENLLVIGTDHAAEAVTGFFTKYGDGGVDLTPLSGLTKSQGAQLLRHLDAPESTWTKVPTADLEDDRPALPDEQALGVTYAQIDAYLQGGPVDDEAASTIERWFHKTRHKRATPVGPEDRWWRTAVDDGS; encoded by the coding sequence ATGACTTCTTCTGTTCGAGTCACGATTCAGCACGAATTGCACGTCAAACCGTCGATCGACCCGGATGAGGAGATCAGTCGACGCGTCGCTTTTCTCACGGACTACCTCAGAGTCAGTGGTGCTTCCGGTTTTGTGCTCGGCATCAGTGGGGGCCAGGACAGCACCCTTGCCGGGAAGCTCGCCCAGTTGGCTGTCGCAGAGGTGGTCGAGCTGGGCGGCCAGGCCTACTTCGTCGCGGTGCGTCTGCCCTACGGCACCCAATCCGACGAGGCCGACGCCACCACCGCGCTCGAGTTCATCGAACCCGACCGGATCGTCACCGTCGACATACGGGACGCTGTTGACGCGGCTTCATCATCGGCTGCCACTGCCCTCGGCGCGGATCGTCTCGACGATTTCGTACGCGGCAACATCAAAGCCCGCGAACGGATGATCGCTCAGTATGCACTCGCCGGACAAGAAAACCTTCTGGTGATCGGCACCGACCACGCCGCCGAGGCGGTCACCGGATTCTTCACCAAGTACGGCGACGGTGGGGTCGACCTCACCCCCCTGTCCGGCTTGACGAAAAGTCAGGGCGCACAACTCCTTCGACACCTCGATGCACCTGAATCGACGTGGACGAAGGTTCCCACAGCGGACCTCGAAGACGACCGACCCGCGCTGCCGGACGAGCAAGCTCTCGGCGTCACCTACGCGCAAATCGATGCCTACCTCCAGGGAGGCCCTGTCGACGACGAGGCTGCGTCGACCATCGAGCGGTGGTTTCACAAGACCCGACACAAACGCGCGACGCCCGTGGGCCCCGAAGACCGTTGGTGGCGTACGGCCGTCGACGACGGCTCTTGA
- the arsB gene encoding ACR3 family arsenite efflux transporter: protein MSTATSQPGVVGKLSTLDRFLPVWIGVAMVVGLLLGRLIPGLNDALSAISVDGVSLPIAAGLLIMMYPVLAKVRYDRLDSVTGDKKLLLGSLALNWILGPALMFVLAWLFLPDLPEYRTGLIIVGLARCIAMVIIWNDLACGDREAAAVLVAINSVFQVVMFAVLGWFYLSVLPGWLGLEQTTIEASPWQIAKSVLIFLGIPLIAGFASRYFGERAKGRDWYETKFIPKIGPWALYGLLFTIVVLFALQGDRITSQPLDVVRIALPLLVYFAVMWGGGYALGAAMGLGYERTTTLAFTAAGNNFELAIAVAIATYGATSGQALAGVVGPLIEVPVLVGLVYVSLALRKRFQPERTS, encoded by the coding sequence ATGAGCACAGCGACAAGCCAGCCAGGGGTGGTCGGCAAGCTCTCCACACTCGACCGATTTCTGCCGGTGTGGATCGGTGTCGCCATGGTCGTCGGACTGCTGCTGGGCAGGCTGATCCCCGGCTTGAACGACGCCTTGTCCGCCATTTCTGTCGACGGCGTCTCACTGCCGATCGCGGCAGGCCTGCTGATCATGATGTATCCGGTGTTGGCGAAAGTGCGCTACGACCGGCTCGACAGCGTCACCGGCGACAAGAAGCTCCTGCTCGGGTCGCTGGCGTTGAACTGGATCCTCGGCCCGGCGTTGATGTTCGTCCTGGCCTGGCTTTTCTTACCCGACCTCCCGGAATACCGCACCGGACTGATCATCGTCGGTCTCGCTCGCTGTATCGCGATGGTGATCATCTGGAACGATCTCGCGTGCGGTGATCGTGAGGCCGCCGCCGTGCTGGTCGCGATCAATTCGGTGTTCCAGGTAGTGATGTTCGCCGTGCTCGGGTGGTTCTACCTCTCGGTTCTCCCCGGGTGGCTCGGTTTGGAGCAGACCACCATCGAAGCCTCACCGTGGCAGATCGCCAAATCGGTGTTGATCTTCCTCGGTATCCCGTTGATCGCCGGTTTCGCCTCCCGCTATTTCGGTGAACGTGCCAAGGGCCGAGACTGGTACGAAACGAAATTCATCCCGAAGATCGGGCCGTGGGCGCTCTACGGTCTCCTGTTCACCATCGTCGTTCTCTTTGCGTTGCAGGGAGATCGGATCACCTCCCAACCTCTCGACGTAGTCCGCATCGCGCTGCCGTTGCTCGTCTACTTCGCGGTAATGTGGGGCGGCGGATACGCTCTCGGCGCCGCGATGGGCTTGGGGTACGAGCGGACCACGACTCTGGCATTCACCGCGGCGGGCAACAACTTCGAGCTCGCCATTGCCGTCGCGATCGCCACCTACGGCGCCACCTCCGGGCAAGCCCTCGCCGGTGTCGTCGGACCACTCATCGAGGTTCCAGTCCTCGTCGGCCTGGTCTACGTCTCACTCGCACTACGCAAGCGGTTCCAGCCCGAAAGGACATCCTGA
- a CDS encoding APC family permease: protein MIGAGIFAAFAPAAAAAGAGLVIGLALAAVVAFCNATSSAQLAAQYPTSGGTYVYGRERIGPWTGFLAGWSFVIGKTASCAAMALTFASYAAPGSWSKPVAVAAILALAAVNYFGVTRTAALTKVLVTIVLIVLVVITIIGITGPHTTDAVSIESVFTGGWYGILQAAGLLFFAFAGYARIATLGEEVVRPERTIPRAIVIALFVTLVVYVVVAVTVLLSLGSDRLAASPAPLVDVVTVAGSAWAAPLVRIGASVAALGALLALVAGIGRTSLAMARNHDLPDFLAAVHPRYSVPHRAEIALALVVSVMVLTIDLRDAIGFSSFGVLLYYLVANVSAYTQTADSRRYPKSLQILGAAGCLLLVATLPPASIIVGVVVLAVGVSYRLVRLRALRT, encoded by the coding sequence ATGATCGGCGCCGGAATCTTCGCTGCGTTCGCACCTGCCGCGGCAGCTGCCGGCGCGGGCCTGGTGATCGGACTCGCGCTTGCAGCCGTCGTCGCGTTCTGCAACGCGACCTCGTCCGCGCAACTGGCCGCCCAGTATCCGACCTCGGGCGGCACCTACGTGTACGGCCGAGAACGGATCGGGCCCTGGACGGGTTTTCTTGCCGGGTGGAGTTTCGTCATCGGCAAGACCGCGAGTTGCGCGGCGATGGCCTTGACCTTCGCATCGTATGCGGCACCAGGATCGTGGTCCAAACCCGTTGCCGTAGCGGCCATCCTGGCCCTTGCTGCCGTGAACTACTTCGGAGTGACGCGAACCGCGGCATTGACGAAAGTCCTCGTCACGATCGTGCTGATTGTGTTGGTGGTGATCACGATCATCGGAATCACAGGCCCACACACCACCGATGCAGTCAGCATCGAATCCGTCTTCACCGGAGGGTGGTACGGGATCTTGCAAGCCGCTGGCCTTCTGTTCTTCGCCTTCGCCGGCTACGCGCGGATCGCTACCCTAGGGGAAGAGGTCGTGCGGCCCGAGCGCACCATTCCGCGCGCAATCGTGATCGCATTGTTCGTGACGCTCGTGGTCTACGTCGTGGTCGCGGTGACCGTCCTACTGAGTCTCGGAAGCGACCGACTCGCGGCCTCGCCGGCGCCGCTCGTCGACGTCGTCACCGTTGCCGGAAGCGCGTGGGCCGCGCCGCTGGTGCGGATCGGAGCGTCCGTTGCCGCGCTGGGCGCCTTGCTCGCACTCGTCGCCGGGATCGGACGCACATCACTGGCCATGGCTCGCAACCATGATCTACCCGATTTCCTCGCCGCGGTGCACCCGAGATACTCGGTACCGCACCGCGCCGAAATTGCTTTGGCACTCGTCGTGAGCGTCATGGTCCTGACGATCGATCTCCGCGACGCGATCGGCTTCTCCTCGTTCGGCGTACTGCTCTACTACCTCGTCGCCAACGTCAGCGCTTATACCCAAACCGCCGACAGTCGTCGTTATCCGAAATCTCTGCAGATACTGGGCGCAGCAGGCTGTCTGCTTCTGGTGGCGACGCTGCCGCCCGCGTCGATCATCGTCGGCGTCGTCGTTCTTGCGGTGGGAGTGAGTTATCGGTTGGTGCGCCTTCGCGCGCTTCGCACGTAA
- a CDS encoding ArsR/SmtB family transcription factor — protein sequence MGHGVEGRTTPPAQLDAESAATVAATLQALATPSRLRILTQLRQGPSGVNDLADAVEMEQSAVSHQLRLLRAMGLVTGARSGRSVIYRLYDNHVAMLLDEAVYHIEHLGMSVPDIEADQDSAASS from the coding sequence ATGGGACATGGAGTCGAGGGACGCACCACGCCTCCGGCGCAACTCGATGCCGAATCCGCTGCGACGGTCGCGGCCACACTTCAGGCGTTGGCCACACCGAGTCGGCTACGCATCCTCACGCAGCTTCGCCAGGGACCGAGCGGGGTCAACGATCTCGCGGACGCCGTCGAGATGGAACAGTCCGCGGTGTCCCACCAGCTCCGGTTGCTGCGTGCGATGGGTCTGGTCACCGGCGCGCGCTCGGGCCGCAGCGTCATCTACCGCCTGTACGACAACCACGTCGCGATGCTTCTCGACGAGGCGGTCTACCACATCGAGCATTTGGGCATGTCGGTCCCGGACATCGAAGCGGACCAGGACTCAGCTGCGAGTTCCTGA
- a CDS encoding ATP-binding protein yields the protein MSGSAPDVSPSSFEESGPPALSFDNMPATAGQAAALRHALADWLVTTPFDEVQRYDIVLAVYEAMANAVEHAYAHTHISGTLSLRAAYSDAQRLLQIAVSDHGRWREPTVNALRGNGIPLMTSLSDDSSIGHTDAGTTVLMQWGVDS from the coding sequence ATGAGCGGATCTGCGCCCGACGTGTCACCGTCTTCCTTCGAGGAGTCGGGTCCGCCTGCATTGTCGTTCGACAACATGCCGGCTACTGCAGGACAAGCTGCCGCCCTACGCCATGCCCTTGCGGACTGGCTCGTAACGACCCCGTTCGATGAGGTCCAGCGCTACGACATAGTCCTTGCGGTGTACGAGGCCATGGCGAATGCGGTCGAACATGCTTACGCCCACACTCACATCAGCGGGACATTGAGCTTACGAGCTGCCTATTCCGACGCACAACGCCTATTGCAGATCGCGGTCAGTGATCACGGACGCTGGCGGGAGCCAACAGTGAACGCTCTGCGTGGCAACGGAATTCCGCTGATGACCTCGTTGAGTGACGACTCCTCGATCGGACACACCGATGCCGGCACCACCGTGCTGATGCAATGGGGAGTGGATTCCTGA
- a CDS encoding ArsR/SmtB family transcription factor encodes MSNQGFSVEYVSSGECCSPLIREPLSVDRSADFARMFKALGDPVRLRLLSLVASHEGGEACVCDISPQFDLSQPTISHHLKVLRESGLLDCERRGTWVYYWVVPEALQQLSTVLNAADPASDGAALVTA; translated from the coding sequence GTGTCGAATCAAGGATTTTCAGTCGAGTACGTCTCCAGTGGTGAATGCTGTTCGCCGCTGATCCGCGAACCGTTGTCGGTCGATCGGTCGGCCGATTTCGCGCGGATGTTCAAGGCGCTCGGCGATCCGGTTCGCCTTCGGCTGCTCAGCTTGGTCGCGAGCCACGAAGGCGGCGAGGCCTGCGTCTGCGACATCTCACCGCAGTTCGACCTGTCGCAGCCTACGATTTCCCACCACCTCAAAGTGCTGAGGGAAAGCGGACTCCTCGATTGCGAGCGCCGAGGCACCTGGGTGTATTACTGGGTGGTCCCGGAGGCACTGCAACAGCTTTCAACAGTGCTGAACGCCGCAGATCCCGCCTCGGACGGCGCAGCTTTGGTGACCGCATGA
- the tatC gene encoding twin-arginine translocase subunit TatC, translating to MTAGTATRGTMPLAGHLREARRRATRAAVSLLVGVVIGFLLTDQILDILRAPVEELAQSRQASLNYDTVTGAFDLELRIALFTGVIVSSPVWLRELFAYFTPGMTRREKKYVIGFSAAAAPLFSAGCMFGFVVFPRMVSVLAGFSSDQDSTILNASYYVDFVMKIVLATGIAFVLPALLVMLNCLGIVSAQKLRNSWRIIVVVIALFSALVTPAADVMSMFIVALPMAVLFGAAVAITTVHDRRALASLQKCGAT from the coding sequence ATGACCGCGGGCACCGCCACGCGAGGGACGATGCCGCTCGCCGGGCATCTACGCGAGGCACGGCGCCGCGCGACACGCGCGGCGGTGTCGCTTCTCGTGGGCGTCGTCATCGGGTTTCTGCTCACCGATCAAATTCTCGACATACTGCGTGCACCCGTCGAGGAACTCGCCCAGTCCCGTCAGGCCAGCCTGAACTACGACACCGTCACCGGGGCATTCGACCTCGAACTGAGAATCGCACTGTTCACGGGTGTGATCGTGTCGAGCCCGGTCTGGCTACGGGAACTGTTCGCCTACTTCACCCCCGGCATGACCCGTCGGGAGAAGAAGTACGTGATCGGATTCTCGGCTGCGGCAGCGCCACTCTTTTCGGCCGGATGTATGTTCGGGTTCGTCGTCTTTCCCCGCATGGTGAGCGTTCTGGCAGGGTTCTCCTCGGACCAGGACAGCACGATTCTCAATGCGTCGTACTACGTCGACTTCGTCATGAAGATCGTCCTGGCCACCGGGATTGCCTTCGTGCTGCCTGCCCTGCTGGTCATGCTCAACTGCCTCGGGATCGTGTCCGCACAGAAACTGCGCAACAGTTGGCGGATCATCGTTGTCGTCATCGCGCTCTTCAGCGCGCTGGTGACACCGGCCGCCGACGTGATGTCCATGTTCATCGTCGCCCTGCCGATGGCGGTGCTCTTCGGCGCTGCCGTCGCCATCACAACCGTGCACGACAGACGAGCACTCGCTTCCCTCCAGAAATGCGGAGCCACATGA
- a CDS encoding CinA family protein gives MSVDPEQRIPTEPHLSLVCEKIAELAMTYDLSIATAESLTAGNVAAMLGKAPSSGQWYRGGIVAYHEDVKHELLSVPDGPVVSEEAASAMARSTASLLGAHLAIAVTGEAGPECQEDQPPGTVWAAIYDRGDVSAERKHFQGEPEEILAQTVSFALDSLLRHARIRAHS, from the coding sequence ATGTCCGTCGACCCCGAACAACGAATTCCCACCGAACCGCATCTTTCGCTGGTGTGCGAGAAGATTGCCGAACTTGCGATGACGTACGACCTGTCCATTGCCACTGCCGAGTCCCTGACAGCCGGCAACGTGGCCGCGATGCTCGGGAAAGCGCCGTCGTCGGGCCAGTGGTATCGAGGCGGGATCGTCGCCTATCACGAGGACGTCAAACACGAACTGCTGAGCGTTCCTGACGGCCCTGTCGTCAGTGAAGAGGCGGCTTCGGCCATGGCCCGATCGACGGCCTCCTTGCTCGGCGCACATCTTGCAATTGCCGTGACAGGGGAGGCCGGTCCTGAATGTCAGGAGGATCAACCTCCCGGCACGGTGTGGGCGGCAATCTACGACCGTGGGGACGTGAGCGCAGAGCGCAAACACTTCCAGGGTGAGCCCGAAGAGATTCTCGCGCAAACGGTTTCCTTTGCACTCGATAGCCTGCTGCGTCATGCCCGCATACGTGCCCACAGCTAG